The proteins below come from a single Nitrospiraceae bacterium genomic window:
- a CDS encoding glutathione S-transferase family protein, translated as MNKKPQFPDEQSSEGAFVRQGDAFREWVTDGGSSGFPATRGRYHLYVSWACPWAHRTIIVRKLKRLEDVIGMTVVDPIRDDRGWAFRDGPGHSTDPVNGFQFLSEAYRATDSAYHGRVTVPVLWDRETKRIVSNSDDDILRMFNSAFNPFTVSAFDLYPVDLRQEIDQLNNDIYEQVNDGVYRAGFATSQRAYEHAVRRLFDMLDRLESRLTTRRYLFGKSPMETDWRLFVTLIRFDAVYHGHFKCNIRRIVDYPNLFGYLKDLYQYNDVADTVNMDHIKRHYYITHDDINPTGIVPLGPEQDFRSPHGREHL; from the coding sequence ATGAACAAAAAACCGCAATTTCCTGACGAACAATCCAGTGAAGGGGCTTTCGTGCGGCAAGGGGATGCCTTCCGGGAATGGGTGACTGATGGCGGCAGTTCAGGATTTCCTGCGACGCGTGGGCGGTATCATCTGTATGTCTCCTGGGCATGTCCATGGGCACATCGCACGATTATTGTGCGAAAACTCAAACGGTTGGAAGACGTGATTGGCATGACGGTGGTTGATCCGATTCGGGATGACCGGGGTTGGGCCTTTCGAGACGGACCGGGACATTCGACCGACCCCGTCAACGGGTTTCAGTTTCTGAGCGAGGCTTATCGTGCGACCGATTCGGCCTATCACGGACGCGTGACGGTTCCTGTGTTGTGGGATCGTGAAACCAAACGTATCGTGAGTAATTCCGATGACGACATCCTTCGGATGTTTAATTCGGCCTTTAATCCATTCACAGTCAGTGCGTTTGACCTTTATCCGGTTGATCTCCGGCAGGAGATTGACCAACTGAATAACGATATTTATGAACAGGTCAATGATGGTGTGTACCGCGCAGGGTTTGCGACATCCCAACGAGCTTATGAACACGCAGTCCGGCGCCTGTTTGACATGCTGGATAGACTGGAGTCCCGCTTAACCACACGACGATATCTTTTTGGCAAGAGCCCCATGGAGACAGACTGGCGGTTGTTCGTGACGCTCATCAGATTTGACGCGGTGTACCACGGACATTTCAAATGTAATATCCGGCGCATTGTGGATTATCCCAATTTGTTTGGCTATCTCAAAGATCTCTATCAATACAATGACGTGGCGGACACCGTGAATATGGATCACATCAAACGCCATTACTACATCACCCACGATGACATTAACCCCACGGGTATCGTTCCCCTCGGCCCCGAGCAGGATTTTCGCTCTCCCCATGGCCGGGAACATCTGTAG